The Aminithiophilus ramosus genome contains a region encoding:
- a CDS encoding RrF2 family transcriptional regulator has product MKLSTKTRYGLRALLDLARQDGTLPVPLREIAERQGLSEAYLEKLLGLLRRKGLVETVRGVQGGYRLATTASNITVAQVLDVLDGPIRFSDCASGGHCRLREACPANSLWTRLQAGVEQVLRETTLEDLINDSFASREGFE; this is encoded by the coding sequence ATGAAGCTCTCGACGAAGACGCGCTACGGCCTGAGGGCCCTCCTCGATCTGGCCCGTCAGGACGGCACTCTGCCCGTCCCTCTCCGGGAGATCGCCGAAAGGCAGGGCCTCTCCGAGGCCTATCTGGAGAAGCTTCTCGGCCTCCTGCGACGGAAGGGGCTGGTCGAGACGGTCCGAGGCGTCCAGGGAGGCTACAGGCTGGCGACGACGGCCTCGAACATCACCGTCGCCCAGGTGCTCGACGTTCTCGACGGGCCCATCCGTTTTTCCGACTGTGCCTCCGGCGGTCACTGCCGGCTGAGGGAGGCCTGCCCCGCCAACAGCCTCTGGACCCGTCTTCAGGCCGGCGTCGAACAGGTTCTGCGGGAGACGACGCTGGAGGATCTCATCAACGACAGCTTCGCTTCAAGGGAGGGGTTCGAATGA
- a CDS encoding flavodoxin, whose translation MKKSIVLYGSTTGATKAVAETIAEALQIPVVDVAQCDVKDLESYEALLLGSSTWGFGELQDDWAAFLPAFEKLSLKGKKVALFGTGDQVGFSDTFVDALGILYDAAVKAGAEVVGSCPVDGYEGRGLSVRDGSFVGLPLDDNNQSEATAERVKGWIERLRSEL comes from the coding sequence TTGAAGAAGAGCATCGTTCTTTACGGCAGCACGACAGGAGCCACCAAGGCGGTGGCGGAGACGATCGCGGAGGCCCTTCAGATCCCGGTCGTCGACGTGGCCCAGTGTGACGTCAAGGACCTCGAGTCCTACGAGGCCCTTCTTCTGGGATCGTCGACGTGGGGTTTCGGCGAGCTTCAGGATGACTGGGCGGCCTTTCTGCCCGCCTTCGAGAAGCTCTCCCTGAAGGGGAAGAAGGTGGCTCTCTTCGGCACGGGCGACCAGGTGGGCTTCAGCGACACCTTCGTCGATGCCCTGGGCATTCTCTACGATGCCGCCGTCAAGGCGGGAGCCGAAGTGGTCGGTTCCTGCCCCGTCGACGGCTACGAGGGGCGGGGCCTTTCCGTGCGCGACGGCTCCTTCGTCGGCCTTCCCCTCGACGACAACAACCAGTCCGAGGCGACGGCCGAACGGGTCAAGGGCTGGATCGAGCGGCTTCGGTCGGAACTCTGA
- a CDS encoding phenylacetate--CoA ligase family protein produces the protein MTAEQRTSQLRALIERLYDRVPLYRERMEALGIVPEDLRSPEDLRKFPFTVKQDLRDAYPYGLLACDRSDLARLHASSGTTGKPTVVGYTRKDLDLWAEAVKNCMETAGVGPRDIVQVTFGYGLFTGGLGIHDGAEALGATVIPASGGFSERQLLLMEDLGTTVIACTPSYALHLADLIEARGLKLKLRLGIFGAEPWSEALRKKIEERLGIRAIDIYGLSEVMGPGVAIECPCQAGLHLQEDLFHAEIVDPETGLPLPDGEEGELVLTTLGKEGMPLLRYRTRDVTRILPGTCACGREGTRLARIRGRSDDMLIIRGVNVYPSQIETALGRVEGLSLHYLLEVSDKEGLKELTVCCEPLETLDREGMAQLTRRSQQELLALLGVRVGFRLVEPGSLSRSEGKAARVRNVA, from the coding sequence ATGACAGCCGAGCAGAGAACGTCCCAACTTCGCGCCCTCATCGAACGTCTGTATGACAGGGTCCCCCTCTACAGGGAACGCATGGAGGCCCTGGGCATCGTCCCCGAAGACCTCCGTTCCCCCGAGGACCTCCGGAAATTTCCCTTCACCGTCAAGCAGGACCTCCGCGACGCCTATCCCTACGGGCTTCTGGCCTGCGACCGGTCCGATCTGGCCCGCCTCCACGCCTCGTCGGGGACGACGGGCAAGCCCACCGTCGTCGGCTACACCCGAAAAGACCTCGATCTCTGGGCGGAAGCCGTCAAGAACTGCATGGAGACGGCCGGCGTGGGGCCTCGCGACATCGTTCAGGTCACGTTCGGCTACGGTCTCTTCACGGGCGGCCTGGGCATCCACGACGGCGCCGAAGCCCTGGGGGCGACGGTCATTCCCGCCTCGGGAGGCTTCTCGGAACGGCAGCTTCTCCTCATGGAGGACCTGGGGACGACGGTCATCGCCTGCACGCCCTCTTACGCCCTCCATCTGGCCGACCTCATCGAGGCGCGGGGGCTGAAACTCAAGCTGCGGCTGGGAATCTTCGGAGCCGAGCCCTGGTCGGAGGCCCTCAGGAAGAAGATCGAGGAGCGTCTGGGCATCAGGGCCATCGACATCTACGGGCTCTCGGAGGTCATGGGACCCGGCGTCGCCATCGAATGCCCCTGCCAGGCGGGCCTCCACCTCCAGGAGGACCTCTTCCACGCCGAAATCGTCGATCCCGAGACGGGCCTGCCCCTTCCCGACGGCGAAGAGGGCGAACTGGTCCTGACGACGCTCGGCAAGGAGGGCATGCCCCTGCTCCGCTACCGGACCCGCGACGTCACCCGCATCCTGCCCGGAACCTGCGCCTGCGGTCGAGAGGGAACCCGCCTGGCCCGGATCAGGGGGCGCAGCGACGACATGCTCATCATCCGCGGCGTCAACGTCTACCCCTCCCAGATCGAGACGGCCCTGGGCCGCGTCGAGGGACTCTCCCTCCACTACCTCCTCGAGGTAAGCGACAAGGAAGGCCTCAAAGAGCTGACCGTCTGCTGCGAGCCCCTCGAAACGCTCGACAGGGAGGGCATGGCCCAACTGACCCGCAGGAGCCAGCAGGAACTTCTGGCCCTCCTGGGCGTCCGGGTCGGCTTCCGCCTCGTCGAGCCGGGAAGCCTGAGCCGCTCCGAGGGCAAAGCCGCCCGCGTCCGCAACGTGGCCTGA